GTACTCGCATCACTTGGATCTTGAGTATCATCAGCCACACTTTGATCCGTTCCCTGATTCTCAGAATCGGCCGGACCTCCTTCATCAGCCGCACAAGCCATCAGGCTTAGCGACAACAACAACACAAACCATCTCACATCAAACCTCCTGGTACAGTGAGTTATAACGCAGTGCTTCATAACGGTTCTTTCCTGATCTCACCATAGCTTGTTCACCTAAATCAACCTCTGCTCAATGCTCATCCGCGACTATTTTGGCGGATAAGGACTCATAATGTGGCGTTTTCGACCGCTCAAGCACCAGTTTTGAAACACACTCCTAAAAAACCTAATAAAATTAACGAATCCGATTAGCGATTCGATTGTAAAACTTTGGCATAACCCATGCAGTTACCTTTACAGCTCAATGGCAGGATGTTCAGCTGCCCGAAAATGCGAAATCTAAAACCGAGAGTTGTAAATGCATTTAATCAAACGCCATCCAGAGTCTTTACCCAACGCTCCTCGCCAGGAGTCACTCTGCGGCCACGAGCATAATCTCCACTTCTCTTTTGCAGGCGGCGCGATACTTTCCTTTTTCAACGTTGGTATCACTCGCTACATTCTCAAGAAGTATGACCGTGACGATGTAAGCCGCGTGTACGGTATTTCGGGCGGTGCCCTCTGCGGACTCTGGTTCCTGGCCAGCCACAACTCCAAGAACTTCGATCTCGTGACCGATACCTACGTTAAAGAGTGGGAAGCCAAGGTTGCCCGTGAAGGTGGCAAAGTCGCTTTGCAACGCTCGCTTCGCTATCACCGCTCACTGCTCTGGCGCTTTTTACCAACCGATGCCTACATCCGCTGCTCTGGCAAATTGCATATTGCCCTGACCCGCGCCCGAACCGGAAAACTCGAAATTATTTCAGAGTTCAATTCCCAAAAGCACCTCATCGATACAGTCATTGCGGCCATGTCGATTCCATTCGTCAATACATGGCGCCCTGTTCGCGTGGACAAGAAGTGGTACCTTGATGCAGGGATGATCACCAATCAGATCACATGCTGCAGCGAAGTGATTTGCTGCTCACCTTTTCCCCAGCTCTTCTCCTTTTGGAAAAAGCCCGAATTTGTGCCCCATCAAAGTATTATGGGCCGCAATCGCCTCATTGATGCCTTTGATCCAGAAACCGACGTTCGCAAGCAGCTCGAAATGGGGTTTGAAGCAGCCAAAACGTATTTTGAAGACCCGTACCAGCAACCTCGCTTAAGTTCCGGTCAACCCCGCGCTATTTTTCCAACACTCCAAACACTCGGTATCTCTTAAGCCAACCCACTCGCTCAGGTTTGCCACTTACGTGGTCTAAGGTTAAGGTCTTCTCCAGCTATAAATGCGACTGCGTAGGAGATTCGTCTTGGGAAAAAGTGAGCAAACAGCTCGAAGAAAATTATTGTGGCCCATCGTTCTCCTATTGGTTTCCGTGCTCCCTACGCTTTACTGGGACTCACTGATTAACGAAATTGGCATCGATGTCATCTCTCAGACCATCAAAATCATTAAATACTCAATTGCCACCGTTGCGTGGTTAAGTGTTGCCTGGCTCGCGGTTCGCTTGGTCGATGTTCTCGTATGGGACGGTTTGGTCGCCCCCCGCCTTGGCGGCAACGTTCCCCGGCTTCTTAAAGATGTCGTCGCGGCCATCATTTTTATCATCGCAGTCACGGGTATCATCGGCGGAGTTTTTAACCTGCCCGTCAGCGGGATCTGGGCAACTTCTGGTGTCGTTGGTTTAGTCGTCGGTCTGGCCGTACAAAGTATGATCTCTGATGTCTTCAGTGGCATCGCCATCAATGTGGATAGACCATTTAAAATTGGTGATTGGATTCGCCTCAACCTCAGAGGCATACCCGATATGATTGGCTGTGTTGAAGAGGTCAACTGGCGCTCCACGCGTATCCGCACCACAGACGGCCTCCGGCATATCGTACCCAACAATCTTATGGGACAGATTATTGTTACCAACCTCTGCGAGCCGGAGCTACGTAGCCGTTTTGAGCTTCTTTTCACACTCGACTTTGAAGTACCGCCAGAGCGCGCTTTACGTATTTTAAACGCAGGCGTTAAAGCGGCCAAAGGCCCTCTCGCCGATCCTGCACCGAAAGCCCGCGTCAACGGCATCACCGAATGGGGTGTAGAATACAAAGTTCGATATTGGCTTTTGCCAGCAGACTTCTCCCCCAACAAAGGTCGCAACGCAGTTTGTTCAAGCATCCTTGAGCATCTTCATCATGCAGGCGTCACTCTGGCCTATCAGAAGCAAGACCTTTACGTGGCTGAAATGCCCAACCGTCAGCTCACCCTTGAAACCGACCAAAAAGCCTTGGTACGGCGAATCGATATTTTCAAATCGCTTGAAGAAAATGAAGTAGAATCCTTGAGTCAGCGCATCACTCAACGCCAATTCAAAACGGGCGACTCCATTGTTAAAAAGGACGACCCAGGCGAGTCCATGTACATCGTCGTTGAAGGCCTGCTCTTCGTCTACGCTGATCTTGAAGGCGATGGCACCACAACCACAAGGGTCGGCAAGCTCATCCCAGGTGACTTCTTTGGCGAGATGTCGCTCCTAACAGGCGAGCCCCGTTCTGCCACTGTCGAAGCCGCCACGGACACGATTGTCTACGAGATTACCCGCTCTGATATCGAGGACCTGCTTGCTCAACGCCCGAAGATAGCCAACCGCATCACTCAAGTGGTTGCGCAAAGACGCGTAAGCAACCTTAAAACTCGGGATAACTTAAGCCACGAAGAACATCATGAAGAAACCAAGAACTTCGCAGACCAGCTACTTGGGAAGATGCGCGGATTCTTCAAAGGGTTGGGAATGGGAGAATAGAATGTTGCGAACATCAACGTCACTTCTTCTTCTCACCTTGTCTCTCTTTGGCTGCCACTCTCATTCAGCTCCTGGACCGCAGAGCATTGCTGAAGTAAAGCCGAGCACTGGACCTCACATTCAATCAACGACCGTATTCTCCTGCTTTGAAAAGGGGCTTATGCGCGCTCCCGATAAGCCTGCAAGCTGTGAGCCCTCCGCCATCGCTGTTCACCATGGCCGAGTAATCCTGGGTAACGATAAACCCATTCCAGGTGATACACGCTCCCCTGTCTTTTCATTAAACTTCGACCAAGGCATTCTGAGCCAACGACCCGATGTGTTTCATACCGAGACTCCTTTCCGCATGGCCCGAAAATACGAAGACTTTACCACCACGCCAGACGGGCGCTGGGCCTTCGCCACCACCGGTTTTGATAGAATCAACGAATCCGATTCTGAGCTAGACGTCTTTAATACGCTTCTCTATTGGCCCGTTGACCGGCCATCTGCAGTAAGCATCGCTCAGATGAGCAGCCGCGACGGACAAGCGAGTTCAGCTGGGTTACGTTCGGAGATGAA
Above is a window of Deltaproteobacteria bacterium DNA encoding:
- a CDS encoding mechanosensitive ion channel; translation: MGKSEQTARRKLLWPIVLLLVSVLPTLYWDSLINEIGIDVISQTIKIIKYSIATVAWLSVAWLAVRLVDVLVWDGLVAPRLGGNVPRLLKDVVAAIIFIIAVTGIIGGVFNLPVSGIWATSGVVGLVVGLAVQSMISDVFSGIAINVDRPFKIGDWIRLNLRGIPDMIGCVEEVNWRSTRIRTTDGLRHIVPNNLMGQIIVTNLCEPELRSRFELLFTLDFEVPPERALRILNAGVKAAKGPLADPAPKARVNGITEWGVEYKVRYWLLPADFSPNKGRNAVCSSILEHLHHAGVTLAYQKQDLYVAEMPNRQLTLETDQKALVRRIDIFKSLEENEVESLSQRITQRQFKTGDSIVKKDDPGESMYIVVEGLLFVYADLEGDGTTTTRVGKLIPGDFFGEMSLLTGEPRSATVEAATDTIVYEITRSDIEDLLAQRPKIANRITQVVAQRRVSNLKTRDNLSHEEHHEETKNFADQLLGKMRGFFKGLGMGE